From Epinephelus lanceolatus isolate andai-2023 chromosome 12, ASM4190304v1, whole genome shotgun sequence, the proteins below share one genomic window:
- the basp1 gene encoding brain acid soluble protein 1 homolog: protein MGGKLSKKKKGYNVNDDKAKDKDAKAEGASAEESEAPKDNKDEAPAATDTKEVANDTAAKEAPAADAAAPKEEDKNATPASKEPEKPAANAEPKTEAPKSAEPAKAEEKPAAAAPAKESAPAAKEPEAKAAAPAAESKDEADAKKTEAPAAPAAKAEAAPAASPDPKPTEAAAAPAPAKEAAAAPSSTPAAEPPAKEANATEAPSKDQTVAVQD from the coding sequence ATGGGAGGCAAGCTCAGCAAAAAGAAGAAGGGATACAACGTAAATGATGACAAGGCCAAAGACAAGGATGCTAAAGCAGAGGGGGCATCTGCTGAGGAGAGCGAAGCACCGAAAGACAACAAAGACGAGGCCCCAGCTGCCACCGACACTAAGGAGGTAGCGAACGACACAGCGGCCAAGGAGGCGCCGGCAGCAGATGCTGCTGCGCCCAAAGAGGAGGATAAGAATGCCACTCCGGCCTCAAAGGAGCCCGAGAAACCTGCTGCCAACGCTGAGCCGAAAACAGAGGCGCCCAAGAGCGCAGAGCCCGCCAAGGCCGAGGAGAAACCAGCTGCAGCCGCCCCGGCCAAAGAATCGGCCCCTGCCGCCAAGGAGCCCGAGGCTAAGGCCGCGGCACCTGCAGCTGAGAGTAAAGATGAGGCCGACGCCAAAAAGACTGAGGCCCCCGCGGCACCAGCAGCCAAAGCCGAGGCGGCCCCCGCTGCCTCCCCTGACCCCAAGCCCACAGAGGCGGCGGCGGCTCCCGCACCGGCGAAGGAGGCCGCCGCAGCCCCTAGTTCAACACCAGCCGCCGAACCTCCAGCCAAGGAGGCGAACGCCACAGAGGCACCAAGCAAGGATCAAACCGTAGCAGTTCAAGATTAA